The stretch of DNA GTGCCTGGTCATGGGGGTCGTGAACGTCACCCCCGACTCCTTCTCCGACGGCGGCGCGTGGTTCGATCCCGACAGGGCGATCGAACACGGGATGCGCCTGGCCGAGGAGGGCGCGGACCTGGTCGACGTAGGCGGTGAGTCCACCCGTCCCGGCGCGCAGCGCGTCTCCGCCGCCGAGGAGCTGCGCAGGGTCGAACCGGTCGTGCGGGAGCTCTCCGCGCGGGGCGTCGCCGTCAGCGTCGACACCATGCGCGCCGAGATCGCCGAGAAGGCCGTGGAGGCCGGGGCCGTGCTGGTCAACGACGTCAGCGGCGGGCTCGCAGACCCGGCCATGGCCCGACTCGTGGCTTCTTCCGGCGTTGCCTACGTGTTGATGCACTGGCGTGGGCATAGTCATGACATGCAGAGCCGTGCCGTGTACACGGATGTCGTCCAGGAGGTCCTCGATGAGCTCCGCGACCGTATGGAGGCCATGATCAGTGCAGGTGTCGACCCCGGACAGATCGTTCTGGACCCCGGGTTGGGATTCTCCAAGCGCCCCGAGCAGGCGCACAACTGGGCGCTGCTGCACGAGCTGGAGCGCTTCCACGAGCTGGGGCGCCCCGTGCTGGTGGCCGGATCGCGCAAGCGCTTCCTGAGCCGCCTGCTCGGCGACGCCAAGGGCGAGGACCGCCCCTTCACCGAGTGCGACGCCGCCACCGCGGCCGTCACCACCCTGTCCGCGGACCGGGGGGCGTGGGCCGTGCGGGTGCACGACGTCCGTCCCAGCGCCGACGCCGTCCGCGTGGCGGCGGCCTGGTCCGACGGCGGCGCCCGTCTGGACGAGGGACGCGCCGAGCCGGTGGAGGGCCGCCTGTGAAGTCGCGGCAGGAGGTCATGGAGAGCGTGGCCGAGGCCAACGCGCAGTTCTACAGCGCCATCGAGAACGGCGACATCGACCTGATGCGCAGCGTCTGGGCGGAGGAGCACGAGGCGCCCGACCTGGTGTGCGTCAACCCCGGCTGGCCGCTGCTGCGCGGGCGCACCGAGATCATGCGCGCCTGGTCGCTGATCATGGCCAACGTCACCTACATCCAGTACGTGCTCACCGAGACCCACATCGGGGTCGGCGGCGACATCGCCATGGTCACGTGCGAGGAGAACGTGCTG from Nocardiopsis dassonvillei subsp. dassonvillei DSM 43111 encodes:
- the folP gene encoding dihydropteroate synthase, which codes for MGPKHTLPGLPDRGRCLVMGVVNVTPDSFSDGGAWFDPDRAIEHGMRLAEEGADLVDVGGESTRPGAQRVSAAEELRRVEPVVRELSARGVAVSVDTMRAEIAEKAVEAGAVLVNDVSGGLADPAMARLVASSGVAYVLMHWRGHSHDMQSRAVYTDVVQEVLDELRDRMEAMISAGVDPGQIVLDPGLGFSKRPEQAHNWALLHELERFHELGRPVLVAGSRKRFLSRLLGDAKGEDRPFTECDAATAAVTTLSADRGAWAVRVHDVRPSADAVRVAAAWSDGGARLDEGRAEPVEGRL
- a CDS encoding nuclear transport factor 2 family protein, which encodes MKSRQEVMESVAEANAQFYSAIENGDIDLMRSVWAEEHEAPDLVCVNPGWPLLRGRTEIMRAWSLIMANVTYIQYVLTETHIGVGGDIAMVTCEENVLTAEEDSPGFVAGGQVVTTNLFVDTDQGWRLWSHHASPVLMEDDEDEGEVEA